The DNA sequence CTCATCCGCCGACCGATAATTCTGTCGTAGTGTAATTGGCTCATTGTTGTCCCGCGTTTTCACTTGTTCGGCTAATTCGGTAAGGTACTGCGGGTTTGTTCCTTGTAATTGTTCATAAATACATTGATCCCTATCGCCTATCGCGAAAACCTTCACATTTGTACATGAGAGCAAAGAAGTGACCATTCTATGAAAAGGATAATTAAGGTCTTGGTATTCATCAATTGCCAAAAAAGGAAATTTCGCTTCGAGTATGTCACGAATACTCTTGTGTTTTTCAATTGCATATAGAGCTAATATTTCCAAATAGACGAAATCTACCGACGGTTCCGTTCCAGATAATAGTAACTGTATATAACGATTTGCCAAACGGGACCACTCAATACTTTCTTTAATAATCGGATCACAATATGGATATCGCCTCCGATACTTATCCAAGTTTTTTGCCACATTATCAATATCACGCCTGATAATTTTCTGTTCTAATAGAGCCCCTCGAATCGCCTCTCTGCGTTCATCTTTAGATGCAATCCTTAATGGTTCAGGTAAGTCGAAACCACAGAACTGTTTATAGGGATGAATTATTTCCTTCAGACAAAAACTATGTACTGTGCCAATGAACAGTCTTGATGAATTTTGTATCCCTATCTTGTGAATCTCTGTGTGAAGTTGACGCGCCAACAACCGAGAATAAGTGATGCAAGCTATCCCTTGAGGAGGGTAGATTCGTTCGTACAAAAATTTTGCTATTTTGGCGGTTAGCAGATAGGTCTTGCCTGATCCTGGACCTGCAATCACGACACAACTTTTATCTGT is a window from the Chloroflexota bacterium genome containing:
- a CDS encoding ATP-dependent helicase, with amino-acid sequence MSEYLERLAKIEENAEQFKALRTDKSCVVIAGPGSGKTYLLTAKIAKFLYERIYPPQGIACITYSRLLARQLHTEIHKIGIQNSSRLFIGTVHSFCLKEIIHPYKQFCGFDLPEPLRIASKDERREAIRGALLEQKIIRRDIDNVAKNLDKYRRRYPYCDPIIKESIEWSRLANRYIQLLLSGTEPSVDFVYLEILALYAIEKHKSIRDILEAKFPFLAIDEYQDLNYPFHRMVTSLLSCTNVKVFAIGDRDQCIYEQLQGTNPQYLTELAEQVKTRDNNEPITLRQNYRSADELIRISEIVLGENRGYQSNAKDGLFVCVNCSGGEQGQFHVLLESVAELGT